In a single window of the Planctomycetia bacterium genome:
- a CDS encoding 5-formyltetrahydrofolate cyclo-ligase — protein MKKELRSKLRSVLSSLSPEQIHEQSRRAAALLFAQPEYRQSQIMMIFLSLPQEPDTTPIVLQAWQDHKKVVAPQVIWDSRQLMPLEIQNLDEDIGSNQFGMREPIHGMPIPIELIDLVIVPGLGFDPFGNRLGRGRGFYDRFLSKPEFRGVTCGLALEEQVVESIPAAHHDVKVRMLVTNETVRRFDP, from the coding sequence GTGAAGAAGGAACTGCGAAGCAAGCTGCGGTCGGTCTTGTCGTCGCTGTCTCCCGAGCAAATCCACGAACAATCGCGGCGCGCGGCGGCCCTGCTCTTCGCCCAGCCCGAATACCGCCAATCCCAGATAATGATGATATTTCTGTCGCTGCCACAGGAGCCGGACACGACGCCGATCGTGCTTCAGGCGTGGCAGGATCACAAGAAGGTGGTGGCCCCGCAGGTGATCTGGGACAGCCGTCAGTTGATGCCGCTGGAGATTCAGAACCTCGATGAGGACATCGGCAGCAATCAGTTTGGTATGCGCGAGCCGATCCACGGGATGCCAATTCCCATCGAACTGATCGATCTCGTCATCGTACCAGGACTGGGCTTCGATCCGTTTGGGAATCGTCTCGGTCGAGGTCGGGGATTCTATGACCGGTTCCTGAGCAAGCCGGAGTTTCGCGGCGTCACCTGCGGGCTGGCACTTGAGGAGCAGGTTGTGGAGTCGATTCCGGCGGCGCACCACGACGTGAAGGTGCGGATGCTGGTGACGAACGAGACCGTTCGGCGATTTGATCCTTAG